In Elusimicrobiota bacterium, the sequence ATCATCCTGCAGGGGCGGCCGGTTTTCAAGGCCGAGGACGACACCCACACCATCGGCTGCAAGAACGTGGTCCTGGGGACCGGGCTCATGGGCCGCGTGATCGAGCGTTGTCTGGCCGGGGGCTCGCCCCCGGCCGTAAGGCAAGACAAAAGTCAGGGGCGTCTTTATTTGAAAAAACAGTTCACCGAAGAGATCGTGGTCGAGATCGAGCGCTTCATCGCCTCGGGCGGGGTCCGCGAGTACGCCAAGGCGCCCCGACAGGCCCGCATCGTTTCTTGGTAAAATGAAAACCAATATGGCTTGGAAAGGGGTCACAGTCGCGGTGACGGGCGCGGGGGGCTTTATCGGAAGTCATTTGACCGAGGCCCTTTTAAAGGAAGGGGCCGAGGTCCGGGCCTTGGTGCGCTACAACTCGAGGGGCACGCGGGGCTTCTTGGACCGCGTCCCTCCGGAGCTTTCCAGGAAGCTCGATGTTTGGGCCGGCGACGTCACGGACTGCGCTTTCGTGGACAAACTGGTCAAAGGCCGCGAGGTCGTCTTCCACCTGGCCGCCCTCATCGCCATTCCCTACTCCTACGAGGCCCCCCGCAGCTTCGTCTCGGTCAACGTCGAGGGGACGTTGAACGTTTTAGAGGCCTGCCTGCGCTCGGGCGTCAAAAAGCTCGTGCAGACTTCCACCTCCGAGGTGTACGGCACCGCGCTTTACGCGCCCATGGACGAGAAGCACCCCCTGCAGGGGCAATCCCCGTACTCGGCCTCCAAGATCGGGGCCGACCAACTCGCCGAGAGCTTCCACCGCTCCTTCGGGCTTCCGGTGGCGATCGTGCGCCCCTTCAACACCTACGGCCCGCGGCAGTCGGCGCGCGCGGTCCTGCCCGCGGCCATTTGCCAGGCTCTCTCCGGGAAATCCCGCGTCGAGCTCGGGAGCCTCTCCCCGGTGCGAGACTTCAATTTCGTGGAGGATACGGTGGCGGGATTCCTGGCGGCGGCGGCGAGCCCGCGCTCGGTGGGCGAGACCATCAATATCGGTTCCGGCCAGGGGGTTTCCATAGGCGAGGCCGCGAGGCTCATCTTGAAGCTTTCCCGAAGCTCGGCGCGACTGTCCCAGGATCAGAAACGCGTCCGCCCGGCCAAGAGCGAGGTGGGGCGGCTTATCTGCGACAACCGCAAGGCCAGGCGCCTGCTCGGCTGGAGGCCTAAGGTTAGTCTTGAGGAAGGCCTGCGCCGGACCATCGCCTACGTCGGCGGGCACGGCTCCGAGTACGATCCGCGGACTTACGCGGTTTAATTCCCGGTGGCCTCTTTCGACGCCGACGCCTGCCCCTTTTGCGGGCCTGGTTCCGCGGGGATTTTCCGCAAGGACAATCCCCGCGATCTTTGGCGCTGCGGCGTTTGCGGCACCATATTCCCCAGGCCGCGCCTGGGGTTTGAGGGCTGCGCTGAGGCCCTTCAGTCTCTGGACCGGCGCCCGCGGCCCTTGGACCCCCCGGTTTCGGCCTCGGATCCCCTGTGCCGGCTTATAGTCCGTCATATCTCTCGCCGGGGCCTCGCCCTGGACGTGGGCTCGGCCACCGGAGGCTTTTGCGCGGCCTTGGACGCCCTCGGCTTCGAGGCCCATGGCTTGGAGCCCCAGGCCTCGGCCCGGCTGTCGGCCGGCCAGCGTGGTACGAGAACTCATCCTGGGTTTTTTCCGGAGCAGATTCCGGAGGCGCTGGCCCAACGGCGCTTCACTCTTATATCCATACTTGAGTCGATCTATTATTTTCACGACCTTCGCCGGGCCCTGCGCATGGCGCAGGCCCTACTAGAGCCCTCTGGATATCTCTTACTTAAGGCCCATCACGCCGAGTCCCCGGTCTACGCGGACGGCCAGCTCTCCCTATTCCGCCGCTTCGGAGACCATGTCCAAGGCATTCCCACGGCGGCCTCTCTCAGGCATTGTCTGGAGGCTTCTGGCTTTGGAATCGTGCACCTGCGGGGGCTCGCGCCCATATCAGGCCTTCTTTCCCGCTTGCGGGCTGGGGTGCTTCCTTGGACCGAGCCTGGGAAAGCTGACCGGCTGGTAATCCTGGCCCGCAGGCCCTAGCGAAACACGAGTGCTGCCAGAAGGGCGTCCCGATTTTCCCCCCAAATGAGGTCTTTGTCGAATGACCGGGGCAGCTCCAAGGTGACCGTCGGGATGCCTCCCTCGATGCCCGCGTAGGTTCCGAACGAGCCCGGGGTGGCGTACCCGATGTTCGGCTCGAGCCTATAGCCGTTGGCGCGGGCCATGGCCGCGGCCAGGACTTTGGCTTTCGGGGGGTCATAGTTCACGCTGCGATAGGGAGAGTGGATTGAAACGATGCGGGCGGGCCGATAGTCCCGAAGCAGCCGGATCACCATCCGCGTTTCAGGTTCCGATTGCGGCTTCGAGCCTCCCCATTCCCGGCCTCCCGGCGGCTTCCTTTCCCAGTTCTTGGCCGGGAAATTCCGGTTGATATCCACCCCCGCCGCGTTCATCCTCCTCTTCATGTGCAAGCCGTCCGGGTTGACTCGCGGGACGATGATCGCGGCGCGGCCCTGCAAGTACCGCGGATTATTCGCCAGGAACGCGCCGAAGCGCTCCAACGCGAACTTTCGCTGTCGCGCGATAGGCCGGGGCTGTTAATTGCAGGCCCCGAGTCAAAAAGATAAAATAGCTGCATGTTGCGCGCTCCCACGGCTCGGGCAAAGCTCGCCCTATTCGGGGGAACGCCCGTCCGCAAGAAGCCCTTTTCCGGTCCCGCCGTGTTCGACGCCTCCGAGCGCAAAAACGTCCTCGAGGTCCTGCAGGACAAGGCCCTCTCGCGCTTCATGGGCAGCCCCTCGGCTGACATCGACAAGCAGCTCGCCATACCGAGTGCTGCGGCCGCGAGGTACAATCCCCAGCACTTCATGTTCATCGGAGGGCGCAAGGTGCGGGCCCTCGAGGCGGAGTTCGCCGCGCGCTTCGGGGCGAAGTACGCCGTCGCCGTCAACTCGGCGACCTCGGGTCTCATGACGGCCTTGGGGGCCTGCCGCCTCGGCCCCGGCGACGAGGTGATCACGACCTGCCTCTCCTTCAACGCGACGGCCGTCAGCATTTTGGCTTTTAACTCCATCCCGGTTTTCGCGGACGTGGACCCCGAGACTTTCTGCATGGACCCGGAGGATGTCCGCCGCAAGATCACGCCTCATACCAAGGCCATTTTGGTGGTGCATTTGTTGGGCCGCGCGGCGAATATGGACGCCATCCTCGGGATTGCGCGAGAGCGCGGGCTTATGGTGATCGAAGATTGTTCTCAATCGCCGGGCACTCTTTACCACGGAAAGCCAGTAGGAACGCTCTCTCCCATAGGAGTGTTCAGTCTACAGGACACGAAAAATATCGTTTCTGGCGAAGGCGGAGTTATCATCACAAGCGATCCGGATCTCGCCCGGCGCTGCCGCCTCATCCGCAACCACGGGGAGTCCATCCCCGGGCCCGAGGCCGGCCCCGAGGAGCTCTGCAATTTGGTGGGCTTCAATTTCCGCATGACCGAGCTGACAGCCGCCGTGGCCTTGGCCCAGGTCAAAAAGCTCAAGGCCAACAACCAGCAGCGCAACGTCAACGCCCGCTACCTGGCACAGAGGCTCGCCAAGCTCCCCTATCTGCGGGTTTGCGAGGGGTTTGCCTCGGACGGCAACGTCTGCCATGTCCTGCCCATGCTCTACGACGCCGAGTCCGCCGGGGCGAGCCGCGACGCGGTGCTGGCGGCCTTGCGCGCCGAGG encodes:
- a CDS encoding SDR family NAD(P)-dependent oxidoreductase — encoded protein: MAWKGVTVAVTGAGGFIGSHLTEALLKEGAEVRALVRYNSRGTRGFLDRVPPELSRKLDVWAGDVTDCAFVDKLVKGREVVFHLAALIAIPYSYEAPRSFVSVNVEGTLNVLEACLRSGVKKLVQTSTSEVYGTALYAPMDEKHPLQGQSPYSASKIGADQLAESFHRSFGLPVAIVRPFNTYGPRQSARAVLPAAICQALSGKSRVELGSLSPVRDFNFVEDTVAGFLAAAASPRSVGETINIGSGQGVSIGEAARLILKLSRSSARLSQDQKRVRPAKSEVGRLICDNRKARRLLGWRPKVSLEEGLRRTIAYVGGHGSEYDPRTYAV
- a CDS encoding class I SAM-dependent methyltransferase encodes the protein MASFDADACPFCGPGSAGIFRKDNPRDLWRCGVCGTIFPRPRLGFEGCAEALQSLDRRPRPLDPPVSASDPLCRLIVRHISRRGLALDVGSATGGFCAALDALGFEAHGLEPQASARLSAGQRGTRTHPGFFPEQIPEALAQRRFTLISILESIYYFHDLRRALRMAQALLEPSGYLLLKAHHAESPVYADGQLSLFRRFGDHVQGIPTAASLRHCLEASGFGIVHLRGLAPISGLLSRLRAGVLPWTEPGKADRLVILARRP
- a CDS encoding DUF2817 domain-containing protein, yielding MQGRAAIIVPRVNPDGLHMKRRMNAAGVDINRNFPAKNWERKPPGGREWGGSKPQSEPETRMVIRLLRDYRPARIVSIHSPYRSVNYDPPKAKVLAAAMARANGYRLEPNIGYATPGSFGTYAGIEGGIPTVTLELPRSFDKDLIWGENRDALLAALVFR
- a CDS encoding DegT/DnrJ/EryC1/StrS family aminotransferase, encoding MLRAPTARAKLALFGGTPVRKKPFSGPAVFDASERKNVLEVLQDKALSRFMGSPSADIDKQLAIPSAAAARYNPQHFMFIGGRKVRALEAEFAARFGAKYAVAVNSATSGLMTALGACRLGPGDEVITTCLSFNATAVSILAFNSIPVFADVDPETFCMDPEDVRRKITPHTKAILVVHLLGRAANMDAILGIARERGLMVIEDCSQSPGTLYHGKPVGTLSPIGVFSLQDTKNIVSGEGGVIITSDPDLARRCRLIRNHGESIPGPEAGPEELCNLVGFNFRMTELTAAVALAQVKKLKANNQQRNVNARYLAQRLAKLPYLRVCEGFASDGNVCHVLPMLYDAESAGASRDAVLAALRAEGIPTGTGYPRLMPENPIFTKKIAFGSQGWPWEPFEHGRARVYRREDYPVAASLIYEKFIWFYHVNAPNTPKDMEDAAKAFQKVFSNLEALREYTPSGPKVYKW